CGACCAGCACGACTACATCAAGGTATAAGCCCGGAGGAGATCGCGTGGACACCACCTCGCACATCGAAAGCCTGCTCTCGACGGGCGAGGTCGTCCCGCCGCCGGCGAGCGCGAAGAGCTGGTTTCCGATCGCCGACCAAGACTTTTACGTCTCGGAAGCGCTGGCCGATCCGCTCGAGTACTGGCGCGAGCGCGCGCGCCGCATCGCCTGGGAGACGCCGCCGAAGACGGTCTTCCGCGGTTCGCTGAGCGATCCGCACTGGTTCCCCGACGGCCGGCTGAACGTGACCGTGTCGTGCCTGGACCGGCACCTCGCGCGGCACGGCGACGCGGTCGCGTACGACTACGTGTGCGAGAACGGAACGGAGCGCTCGATCACGTACGCCGAGCTGCTGGCGCGGGTGAACCAGCTCGCGAACGCGCTGAAGACGGACGGCGTGAAGGCCGGCGACCGCGTCTGCATCTACATGCCGCTGACGATCGAAGGGATCGTTGCGATGCTAGCATGCGCGCGGATCGGCGCGATTCACTCGGTGGTGTACGCGGGGCTCGGCGCGACGGCGCTGCGCGACCGGATCGCCGACGCGGGCGCGCAGGTGCTGATCGTGGCCGACGTGACGTACCGGCGCGGGAAAGCGGTCGAGTTGAAGCCGATCGTCGACGACGCGGTGCGCGGGCTCGATACGGTGCGGCGGATCGTCGTCCACCGCCGCGAGGCGAGCCCGCCGCCCAGCGATGCG
This portion of the Candidatus Eremiobacterota bacterium genome encodes:
- a CDS encoding AMP-binding protein; amino-acid sequence: MDTTSHIESLLSTGEVVPPPASAKSWFPIADQDFYVSEALADPLEYWRERARRIAWETPPKTVFRGSLSDPHWFPDGRLNVTVSCLDRHLARHGDAVAYDYVCENGTERSITYAELLARVNQLANALKTDGVKAGDRVCIYMPLTIEGIVAMLACARIGAIHSVVYAGLGATALRDRIADAGAQVLIVADVTYRRGKAVELKPIVDDAVRGLDTVRRIVVHRREASPPPSDAREVDFEAYCDQQLEECEPEIVGSEHPLFILYTSGTTGKPKGVVMTHGGYLVGAAAMLSLTTGVTPDDPYWCTSDIGWIVGHTMMVYGALANR